TAATTACGACAGAAAGGCAGTATATCACTCTTCCGCGCATAAATGTTCTTTAGGGGAAAACGCGGAGTCCGTTCATGGTGTTCTATCCTGCCCAATGTTCTGCATGCAATAGTTCTTGTCCCTTGGCTGTTAGATCTGATGTCCAATTACCATCAAAAAGGTTCAAAACCAAACCGCTGGCCGCTTATGCTTGCCTCGGCCATGAATCCAGCGGTCGGCAGGATAAAGACAGCCACTCCATCCGTATAGGTTCCAGCCTTGCCTACGCCTTCGGTCACTACAATGGCTGATAGCTGAGCCCCTGCCTCAAAACGGCCGTTTTTGAAGTCCTCAGCCCGGTCTTTGTCGCGAAAAAAAACGACCTCCCGGTAAGCCTGCCCGCCGATTTGAGCTCCGGCGCTCAACTGTGTAATGCTCACTTTTCCTATCGGTTTTCCGTTTTCAAAGAACCATCCTCTTCCATATCCTACGCCTCCTATGAAAGCGCCCTTGCCGACGGTCGGCAGCACGGCATATGCGTATGCCTTGTCAAAATATATCTGCAGGCTTGGATCGATCGACAGGAGGCGGCTTATCGTATCTTTCACGGCCCGCTCCTCGTCCTCCCTGTCCCGCGGATCCCAACCGGCGTATGATGATGAAAGAAAAAGAATTAATAAGAAAGCCATACTTGACATGATGATTTTTTTCATTGTCCACCTCATTATGAGAAAATTAAGTCGGGGTGACTATCGGCGAGTCACTTGTTCTCATTATATGCTGATGGCGGCTCAGTGTCAAAGCCAACATGTCCGGTATTCCTCTGCCGCTTAAAGCGCCTGCTTCTGGTACGTGTCAGGTTCATACGGTGCAAGCGTATTACCTTTCTCCGCGCATGAGCCGTTATTGCTTGCTCTTGAAACAATGCGTGGTAGAATGTGTTTAATTGGTCAGTGAAGATGTTTCTTCCGTAATGTTACAGAGTGGCATTTGAGATGCTGAGGAGGAATTATGAAGATACTGAAAGTGGTTAATCAGGCAGTCAGTTTCCTTGTCATGTTAGTCCTTGCCCTGCCGCTGCAGGCGCTGGCTCAGGTTGAGGGGGGCGGCACCCAATCTGCGGCGTTTAGCAAAGAGGAGCTTGCCCAGATGCTGGCGCCTGTTGCCCTGTTCCCCGATGCCCTTCTTTCCCAGGTTCTGATGGCCTCCACGTATCCGCTCGAAGTGGTTGAGGCAGACCGATGGGTGAAGAAGAATGCCGGACTCGGCGGCGATGCGCTGGACGAAGCTCTCGTGGATAAAGAGTGGGATCCGAGCGTTAAGTCCCTCTGTCATTTCCCTTCCATTCTCAGTTCCATGAGCGATAAGATCGCCCAGACAACCAGACTTGGTGATGCCTTTCTCGCCCAACAGGACGATGTAATGGCCATGGTTCAGGAACTCAGGGCGAAGGCCCGCGAGGCGGGCAGCCTTAAACCTACAAAAGAGCAGAACGTGATCGTCGAAAAAGAGACGATCATCATCGAATCGGCAAACCCTGAAGTGGTTTATGTGCCGTCATACGATCCTTATTATGTATATGGACCGTGGTGGTATCCGGCCTATCCTCCCTATTACTGGTGGCCAAGACCAACGATCATAGGTTCCGGCCTGGTTTTCTGGCCAGGGATAGTTGTCGGTGTTTCCGCAGGTTACTGGAGCTTCTTTGACTGGTATAACCACGTTATCATTATTGATTGGAGCAGGACACATAAGTTTCATCGTCACCGTGGCGACAGGGATGGCAGGGACAGGGATAGGTGGCGTCACGATGCAGACCACAGGAGAGGTGTTGCGTACAGGGACAGGGAGACGGCCAGGAAGTTCGGTCAGGCTGCTGAGCGGTCCCGGGAGTCGAGACGTGAACTTCGCGGGTTCCCGGAGCGCCGCACAATGGACAGACAGACAAGGGAAACTATACAGCGGGATTTTGAAAGGGCTCCTCTGAGGGGCGGCGAGACAGTCCGCCCGGAAAGGGGCAGGATGCGGGAACAAATTGACCGGAGGGAGCGGCCGGCAATGCCGCGGAGAGAAAGTATCTTTGGCGGCGGCGGAGATGCCGGGAGAGAACGTATGGAAAGTGAACGCGGCCGGAGCAGTCGTGAAAATATCAACAGGGGCAGCCGTGAAGGCGTTGGTCAGAGCCCGGGTATCAGCAGGGGGTCTGACGGCAGAAGAGGGCAGGTCGGCAGCCAGGGCACCAGTAAAGGCAGTAGCAAGGGTCAGAGCTCCGGGCAAGACAGACCCGGAGACCGAGGGAGGGTGGGAAGATGACGATACGTTATGAACATATACAGAGTGCAGGTACGCTAACCACAGTAATGCTGAAGAGGAAGGGGCGGTTATCTGCATGGGCAGTTGTTCTGCTGATCCTATGGGTGGCTTTTTTTGCAGGCTCTGCCTTTGCGAAGACCGGAGCCGTGGCAAAGCAGAGGACCTTTGCATCGCCCGAAGAGGCAGTCAAAGCCCTGACTGCAGCGGTCAGAAACGATAATAATAAGGAATTGGCTGCTATCCTCGGTCCGCGATCAGGAGACCTGGTCTCATCCGGCGACGAGGTTGATGACAGGGCCGGAAAAGGGCGGTTTCTGAAGGCATACGAAGAAAAGAACAGTATAGAATTGAAGGGAGATAACAAGGCATTACTGCATATTGGCGGTCAGGACCGGGTTTTCCCTATCCCTGTTGTCAGGAAGGCAGACCGGTGGTCCTTTGATACAAAGGCCGGCAAGGAAGAACTGCTCTGCAGGAGGGTCGGCAGGAACGAGCTGAATGTCATGGATGTGCTCCAGGCTTACACTGACGCTCAGCGTGAGTACGCCTCCAAAGATCGGGA
This DNA window, taken from Nitrospirota bacterium, encodes the following:
- a CDS encoding lipid-binding SYLF domain-containing protein, which gives rise to MKKIIMSSMAFLLILFLSSSYAGWDPRDREDEERAVKDTISRLLSIDPSLQIYFDKAYAYAVLPTVGKGAFIGGVGYGRGWFFENGKPIGKVSITQLSAGAQIGGQAYREVVFFRDKDRAEDFKNGRFEAGAQLSAIVVTEGVGKAGTYTDGVAVFILPTAGFMAEASISGQRFGFEPF
- a CDS encoding DUF3300 domain-containing protein, giving the protein MKILKVVNQAVSFLVMLVLALPLQALAQVEGGGTQSAAFSKEELAQMLAPVALFPDALLSQVLMASTYPLEVVEADRWVKKNAGLGGDALDEALVDKEWDPSVKSLCHFPSILSSMSDKIAQTTRLGDAFLAQQDDVMAMVQELRAKAREAGSLKPTKEQNVIVEKETIIIESANPEVVYVPSYDPYYVYGPWWYPAYPPYYWWPRPTIIGSGLVFWPGIVVGVSAGYWSFFDWYNHVIIIDWSRTHKFHRHRGDRDGRDRDRWRHDADHRRGVAYRDRETARKFGQAAERSRESRRELRGFPERRTMDRQTRETIQRDFERAPLRGGETVRPERGRMREQIDRRERPAMPRRESIFGGGGDAGRERMESERGRSSRENINRGSREGVGQSPGISRGSDGRRGQVGSQGTSKGSSKGQSSGQDRPGDRGRVGR
- a CDS encoding DUF2950 domain-containing protein; the protein is MLKRKGRLSAWAVVLLILWVAFFAGSAFAKTGAVAKQRTFASPEEAVKALTAAVRNDNNKELAAILGPRSGDLVSSGDEVDDRAGKGRFLKAYEEKNSIELKGDNKALLHIGGQDRVFPIPVVRKADRWSFDTKAGKEELLCRRVGRNELNVMDVLQAYTDAQREYASKDRDNDGVLEFAQGLISAKGKKDGLYWEVKEGEEESPFGPLIAKAAEEGYKDRTKMEPFHGYYFRIIKAQGSNARGGAFDYVVRGNMVLGFGLLAYPAKYGSSGIMTFMVNQEGVIYQKDLGKKTVRASKITRYDPDKTWKKVEETAKK